One genomic window of Hydra vulgaris chromosome 03, alternate assembly HydraT2T_AEP includes the following:
- the LOC100206009 gene encoding ribosome production factor 2 homolog isoform X2 — protein sequence MASQILKPKTQRGKRFLLQREAKLEENTKKVMLIRGGRTSEIVTQAMKDIYILKKPNSSMFHRKNIMRPFEDQMSLEFFAQKTDSSLMVFGSNSKKRPHNLIIGSFYDYHILDMVELGIDKYTPISKFKADKIPSGTKPCILFSGEEFENNMEFKRLKTLLIDFWRGEKAENIRLKGLEHVIQFTADHGKIYFRSYRVSFKKSGLKTPRVELEEIGPSIDFTLRRTRLAAESVYKETLRKPKALKKKKVKNVEHDTFGTKTGRIHMQKQDLNKLQTRKMKGLKSSEKLKENKLQTKKMNGIKRSANLTEDYQPKKPKTNKTE from the exons ATGGCATCTCAAATTTT AAAACCAAAAACTCAGCGTGGAAAGCGCTTTCTTCTGCAAAGAGAAGCAAAATTAGAAgagaatacaaaaaaagtgatGTTGATACGTGGTGGCAGAACAAGCGAAATAGTTACTCAAGCAATGAAAGATata tacattctaaaaaaacccaattcaTCCATGTTTCACAG GAAAAATATCATGCGTCCATTTGAAGACCAGATGTCATTA gaATTTTTTGCACAAAAAACAGATTCTTCACTTATGGtttttggttcaaattctaAGAAAAGGCCTCACAACCTAATAATAG GTTCTTTTTACGATTATCATATTCTTGATATGGTGGAGTTAGGTATTGATAAATATACCCCAATATCAAAGTTTaag GCTGATAAAATTCCATCCGGTACTAAACCCTGTATATTGTTCTCTGGAGAAGAGTTTGAGAATAATATggaatttaaaagattaaaaacacTACTGATTGATTTTTGGAGAGGAGAAAAAGCTGAAAATATTCGTTTGAAAGGTCTTGAGCATGTTATACAGTTTACTGCTGACCATGGAAAGATTTATTTTCGTAGCTACag agtttcatttaaaaaatcaggcTTAAAAACGCCTAGAGTTGAGTTAGAAGAGATAGGTCCTTCAATTGACTTTACACTTAGAAGAACACGACTAGCAGCTGAATCGGTTTACAAAGAAACATTAAGGAAACCTAAGGCattaaag aaaaagaaagtaaaaaatgttgaacATGACACATTTGGTACAAAAACTGGTAGAATTCATATGCAAAAACAAGATCTTAACAAACTACAGACCAGAAAAATGAAAGGACTGAAGTCAAGTGAAAagctaaaagaaaataaattacagacaaaaaaaatgaacgGGATAAAACGGAGTGCTAATCTAACCGAAGATTACCAACCCAAAAAgccaaaaactaataaaacagaATAA
- the LOC100215878 gene encoding GPN-loop GTPase 2 isoform X2, with translation MNLTTFGQVVLGPPGSGKSTYCAAIKNFLTGIGRKVVIVNLDPANDNMPFVPDICITSLVTLSDVMNLLKLGPNGGLVYCMEFLEKNFDVIEKKLKEFQGCYIIFDCPGQVELFTHQNSIKNIFQRLQKLDFRLAAVHLVDSHYCNDSAKFISVLMTSLSTMLQIELPHINVLSKIDLVEKYGKLAFSMDYFTDVMDLNYLLDIENDDVFVKKFRKLNEAMISIIQDYSLVSFSVLNVQSKESMLNLMKIIDKANGYFYGGLSEESDDVMKMMSQAVGVDLNFNENQNKNVMYEE, from the exons atgaaCTTAACAACATTTGGTCAAGTGGTCTTGGGTCCTCCTGGTTCTGGTAAGTCTACATACTGTGctgcaataaaaaactttctgaCTGGCATTGGTCGAAAGGTGGTTATTGTAAATCTTGATCCTGCTAATGATAATATGCCATTTGTCCCTGATATTTGCATTACTAGTTTAGTAACTTTATCTGATGTTATGAATTTATTGAAACTTGGACCAAATGGAGGCCTTGTGTACTGTATGGagtttttagagaaaaattttgatgtcattgaaaaaaaattaaaagagtttcAGGGTTGTTACATCATATTTGATTGTCCTGGCCAAGTAGAGTTATTCACGCAtcaaaattctattaaaaatatcttccAAAGATTACAAAAGCTTGATTTTAGG cTTGCCGCAGTTCATTTAGTTGATTCACACTACTGTAATGATTCAGCAAAGTTTATCTCTGTGTTAATGACTTCATTATCAACCATGTTACAAATTGAATTGCCACATATAAATGTTCTTTCGAAAATTGATCTTGTGGAAAAGTATGGAAAATTAG caTTTTCTATGGATTACTTCACAGATGTCATGGACTTGAATTACTTGCTTGACATCGAAAATGATGATGTGTTTGTTAAGAAGTTTAGGAAATTAAATGAAGCAATGATCAGTATAATTCAAGATTACAGCTTAGTTTCATTTTCAGTTTTGAATGTCCag AGCAAAGAAAGCATgttaaacttgatgaaaattATTGATAAAGCTAATGGATATTTTTATGGTGGACTCTCTGAGGAAAGTGATGATGTGATGAAGATGATGTCACAAGCAGTTGGTGTTGATTTAAACTTTAACGA aaatcaaaataaaaatgtcatgtACGAAGAAtga